The Spirochaetaceae bacterium genome includes the window CCGCCGCGACGCAGTGCACCACGGCATTGCCGGCGGCGTCGAGCTCCACGGTCAGGTCGCAGCGGTCGAGACCGATCGGGTGGCACAGGGGAATCAGCTCGCTGGTCTTCTTCGCGGCCATGACGCCGGCCGTGATCGCGGTCTGGAACACCGGCCCCTTGGCGCCGTGCAACTCGCCGTCGCGCAGCAGGGCACGGACCGGCGGCGGCAGGTATACCTCGGCGCGGGCGCGGGCGCGGCGCACGCTGCGCGGCTTGCCGCCGACGTCGACCATCGCCGGCTGCCCGGCCTGCGATACGTGGGTGAGCGGGCCATGCGGCCCGGCGCCGCGGTCGTGCATCGCCCTGCCCTACCCGCCGATCTGGTACATCTCGATCTTGCGCTCCCGGTTGCGCTCGAATCGGGTCACCTCGGCGCGCTCCTCCGAGTAGCGGTCGACCCG containing:
- the moaC gene encoding cyclic pyranopterin monophosphate synthase MoaC, whose amino-acid sequence is MHDRGAGPHGPLTHVSQAGQPAMVDVGGKPRSVRRARARAEVYLPPPVRALLRDGELHGAKGPVFQTAITAGVMAAKKTSELIPLCHPIGLDRCDLTVELDAAGNAVVHCVAAVEHKTGVEMEALTGAAVAALTIYDMCKAVSHDIAIREVRLLEKSGGKSDYRAAEAGGG